A single region of the Drosophila miranda strain MSH22 chromosome 2, D.miranda_PacBio2.1, whole genome shotgun sequence genome encodes:
- the LOC108156535 gene encoding uncharacterized protein LOC108156535 — protein sequence MSQKQSEPAKLTKISVLRKMIGLDKKKPAKDYVVPNNSVQNLEKPGFYDPTINATDTKLSGNMTHKCAYCQNLAKNFLYLESLIRNNTESTKKCSVCNASLKYLEHVNRNVRQVFGSFESVIKADRALAATPPSLPKYSVMPMQRAAGGAVLTSQKSLKTLKKSKSKTKAVKGQKLSKSLKPLKSMKSLKSIKSGKINKSLQSSKSSKSMGKSKHQLKTGPKSQTGRGKMILKRKYRKTAIKPPGGKMSSGGSLYRSLAANRSKMAASRSKMSTSRSRMSASRSKMAASHSKLGLKGASKQKKLPKKRSEGLPTSINWKLLKQNMPKRVPLVH from the exons atgaGCCAG AAACAGTCGGAGCCTGCGAAGCTGACCAAAATTTCAGTATTACGGAAAATGATAGGTTTGGACAAAAAGAAGCCAGCAAAAGACTACGTTGTACCCAACAATTCGGTTCAGAATCTGGAGAAGCCGGGCTTCTACGATCCCACAATCAACGCAACGGACACAAAGCTCAGCGGCAACATGACACACAAGTGCGCCTACTGCCAGAACTTGGCCAAGAACTTTCTCTACCTGGAGAGTCTCATCCGGAACAACACGGAGTCGACCAAGAAGTGCAGTGTCTGCAACGCCTCTCTCAAGTACCTGGAGCATGTCAATCGCAATGTCCGGCAGGTGTTTGGCAGCTTTGAGTCGGTTATAAAGGCGGATCGTGCGTTGGCCGCAACGCCGCCAAGCCTGCCCAAGTACTCGGTGATGCCCATGCAGCGGGCTGCAGGCGGTGCCGTTCTTACTTCTCAGAAATCGCTCAAGACTCTCAAGAAATCGAAGTCAAAGACTAAGGCCGTAAAGGGACAGAAATTGTCCAAGTCGTTGAAGCCACTTAAGTCGATGAAGTCCTTGAAGTCGATCAAGTCTGGAAAGATAAACAAATCGCTCCAATCATCCAAGTCCAGCAAGAGCATGGGCAAGAGCAAGCACCAGCTGAAGACTGGTCCCAAGAGCCAAACCGGCCGCGGCAAGATGATTCTCAAGCGGAAGTACAGGAAGACTGCGATCAAGCCACCCGGCGGCAAGATGTCGAGCGGCGGAAGTCTGTACCGCAGTCTGGCCGCCAATCGCTCCAAGATGGCTGCCAGTCGCTCCAAGATGTCCACCAGTCGCTCCAGGATGTCAGCTAGTCGCTCCAAGATGGCCGCCAGTCACTCCAAACTGGGCCTCAAGGGCGCCAGCAAGCAGAAGAAGCTGCCCAAGAAGAGATCGGAGGGATTACCCACTAGCATCAACTGGAAGCTGCTGAAGCAGAACATGCCGAAGCGGGTCCCCCTGGTCCATTAG